Genomic DNA from Nonomuraea rubra:
GGCCTCGGCGATCAGGTCGGCCAGCGCGTGCGCGTCGTGGAGGGGCGCCTCGCTTGCGCGGTCGGCGCGGCCCGGGTACTGCACGGCCCGCACCTCCACGCTCGGCGGGACCGCCCGGTGCCAGTCCCGGTAGGCCGCGGCGGCGCCGCCGGCGTGCGGGAAGCAGAACAGCCGCATGGCGGCGTGCGGGCGGGGGTCGAGCGAGTGGAACCAGGTCATACGATCTCCTCGGGCGGCCGGCGGCTCCTCGTCCCGCCATTCTGAACCAGCCCACGCCCCAGCCCGAGCAGCACCAGCCCAGGCAGCACCCGCACCCACGAGGCCCCGGCGTCGGCCAGCAGCAGCGCGCCCAGCCCGGCCGCGGAGACGAGGAACCCGGCCGCGGCCAGCGCTCCGAGCGGCACCTTGGCCGCCGCCCTGGCGGACACGAGCGCGGCCCCGGTGAAGGACCTGATCCGGAACAGCGACAGGTCGAGCAGCGGCCGCCGTCCCCGTGCCTGCGTCACCAGGAACGCGCCGAGCCCCAGCACCCCCACCCCGGCCTGGGCCAACGTGGCGAAGCTGGTCCAGCCCTGCGCCTCGCCGCGCAGCAGCGCCAGCGTGACCGCCGACACCCAGGCGGCCAGCGTGATCACCCCGGCCACGTCCACGTGCGCGGGCCCGCGCCGGGCGGCGTCGGCGGGCAGCCGCCGCGCGGCCGGCCAGCAGAGCAGCAGGCCGAGTGGCACGTTGATGATGAACATGCTGCGCCAGCTCACCGACTCCACCAGCACCCCGCCGGCCAGCGGGCCGAGCGCTCCGGCTCCGGTCGTGGTGGCGCCGAAGATCGCGATGGCCCTGGTCCTGGCCGCGTCGCCGTACGAGGCCGCGATGATCGCCATGGACGGCGCGAACGCGAACGCCCCGCCCACGCCCTGCAGAGCCCGCATGACGTCCAGCACCGCGACCGTGGGCGCCCTGATCGGCTACGGCTTCTCCGTCGAGAACGCGTTCCTGGCCGTGGACACGGTCTTCGA
This window encodes:
- a CDS encoding MFS transporter, with the protein product MRALQGVGGAFAFAPSMAIIAASYGDAARTRAIAIFGATTTGAGALGPLAGGVLVESVSWRSMFIINVPLGLLLCWPAARRLPADAARRGPAHVDVAGVITLAAWVSAVTLALLRGEAQGWTSFATLAQAGVGVLGLGAFLVTQARGRRPLLDLSLFRIRSFTGAALVSARAAAKVPLGALAAAGFLVSAAGLGALLLADAGASWVRVLPGLVLLGLGRGLVQNGGTRSRRPPEEIV